From Coffea arabica cultivar ET-39 chromosome 2e, Coffea Arabica ET-39 HiFi, whole genome shotgun sequence, the proteins below share one genomic window:
- the LOC140036952 gene encoding uncharacterized protein isoform X2, whose product MATWYAAKVQALRYEDAVVELARRERDFFKLENELLCLKIKKLEGKNKGENFLRDTISVMSDHIAAVRSEVEALREALSVNEAKTKELLAAAPVFRSRPLTDIMDVMCVFYSVKFLGRTYVCYLGSIDCALVAPVVDLFAKKFNARLRNPGLYEIHYDGSEVKACVIPRGSWSTYNYYPTAATQQKTDSQPRSTGAEPGCSTLPRGTGIHTYFDDEDDADELQ is encoded by the exons ATGGCTACGTGGTATGCTGCAAAGGTGCAAGCCTTGCGATATGAAGATGCAGTGGTGGAGCTTGCACGCAGAGAGAGAGACTTTTTTAAGCTAGAAAACGAGCTCCTCTGCCTTAAGATTAAGAAATTGGAAGGGAAGAATAAAGGAGAAAACTTTCTCCGGGATACGATTTCAGTGATGTCGGATCATATTGCTGCTGTAAGGTCTGAAGTTGAAGCTTTGCGAGAAGCTCTTTCTGTCAATGAGGCAAAGACAAAGGAACTTTTGGCAGCTGCTCCTGTCTTCAGGTCTCGACCGTTGACCGATATAATGGATGTCATGTGTGTTTTCTATTCAGTAAAATTTTTGGGTAGAACATACGTCTGTTATTTGGGTTCTATAGACTGTGCATTGGTTGCTCCTGTGGTTGATCTATTTGCCAAAAAGTTCAATGCGAGGCTTCGGAATCCAGGTCTTTATGAAATTCACTATGATGGATCTGAAGTAAAGGCCTGTGTCATACCTCGTGGCAGTTGGTCAACATATAACTACTACCCGACGGCTGCAACTCAGCAAAAAACTGAT TCTCAGCCAAGAAGCACAGGGGCCGAACCGGGTTGCTCTACACTGCCAAGAGGGACTGGTATACACACATATTTTGATGATGAGGATGACGCAGACGAGCTGCAGTGA